The following are from one region of the Thiocapsa rosea genome:
- a CDS encoding DsbE family thiol:disulfide interchange protein has protein sequence MTTTTPSATTAAKKAATKAKRRALIPLAIFMALAALLFYGLQLDPRKVPSPLVNKPAPVFELESLDDPSRMVTNEILMGKVSLVNVWASWCPSCRQEHGELMQIARNNDVQVVGFNWKDTRPEALEMLRRYGNPYVVSAYDPDNRYGLHWGVYGAPETFVVDGEGIIRYKHIGPVDRNVWETTIRPIVEQYRPQSS, from the coding sequence ATGACGACGACCACCCCCTCAGCGACAACGGCGGCCAAAAAGGCGGCAACAAAGGCGAAGCGGCGCGCGCTCATCCCGCTCGCCATCTTCATGGCACTGGCCGCGCTGCTGTTCTACGGGCTGCAATTGGATCCGCGCAAGGTCCCCTCGCCGCTCGTGAACAAGCCTGCACCCGTGTTCGAGCTCGAGTCGCTGGACGACCCGAGCCGAATGGTCACCAACGAGATCCTCATGGGGAAGGTCTCGCTGGTGAATGTCTGGGCCTCTTGGTGCCCGTCATGCCGTCAGGAGCATGGCGAGCTGATGCAGATTGCACGCAACAACGATGTCCAGGTCGTCGGGTTCAATTGGAAGGACACAAGACCCGAGGCGCTCGAGATGCTCAGGCGTTACGGCAATCCCTACGTCGTGAGCGCCTACGATCCGGACAACCGCTATGGTCTGCACTGGGGCGTCTACGGTGCCCCCGAAACCTTCGTGGTCGACGGCGAAGGCATCATCCGTTACAAGCACATCGGGCCGGTCGACCGCAACGTCTGGGAAACCACCATCCGCCCGATCGTCGAGCAGTACAGACCTCAGTCATCATGA
- a CDS encoding heme lyase CcmF/NrfE family subunit — protein MVPELGHFALVLALVITIAQASVPLLGSFVGNRRWMEMARPLARGQLTFVAIAFVALLHAFLTDDFSVEYVAGHSNTLMPLLYKVSAIWGGHEGSLLLWALMAAGWGAAVAAFSKNLPLAMAARVISVLGMVAIGFLLFMLLTSNPFDRLFPAPLEGRDLNPLLQDFGLAIHPPMLYMGYVGFSVAFAFAIAALIGGKLDSAWARWSRPWTTAAWVFLTIGIALGSWWAYYELGWGGWWFWDPVENASFMPWLVGTALIHSLAVTEKRAAFKSWTVLLAISAFSLSLLGTFLVRSGVLTSVHAFATDPARGSFILIFLCIVIGGSLALYAWRAPTISGGGRFDILSRESFLLVNNLLFATLTVLVLFGTLAPLIYEAAGWGKISVGFPWFNKMFISLSPFLIVAMGIGPSTRWKHDEPMRLVRSLWIALALGIAVFIVALQPIFEDGGLAMAFGLSMSAWLVGTHLISLAERLKNKGGFRGLSADFSARNLSYYGMWTAHIGIAVFIVGVTMVSIHGSETDVRMSPGDVHEDSGYRFQFNGVQAVPGPNYLAQQGEFIVFKDERQIAVLYPEKRSYFSGGMPMTEAAINAGFLRDLYVSLGEPVGTDGDWALRVYYKPFVRWIWLGAIFMALGGLLAMADRRYRTMRRTADVPAGALAARS, from the coding sequence ATGGTCCCCGAGCTCGGTCACTTCGCCCTTGTTCTCGCACTCGTCATCACGATCGCGCAGGCATCCGTCCCGCTGCTCGGCAGCTTCGTCGGCAACCGCCGCTGGATGGAGATGGCTCGACCGCTTGCCCGCGGCCAGCTGACCTTCGTCGCCATTGCCTTCGTCGCGCTCCTGCATGCGTTCCTGACCGACGACTTCTCGGTCGAATACGTCGCGGGCCACTCCAACACCCTGATGCCGCTGCTCTACAAGGTCTCGGCAATCTGGGGTGGTCATGAGGGATCCTTACTGCTCTGGGCCTTAATGGCGGCCGGATGGGGCGCGGCCGTCGCGGCCTTCAGTAAGAATCTGCCGTTGGCGATGGCGGCACGCGTCATTTCGGTCCTCGGCATGGTGGCGATCGGCTTCCTGCTGTTCATGCTGCTGACCTCGAATCCCTTCGACCGGCTCTTCCCGGCACCGCTCGAGGGTCGCGACCTGAATCCGTTGCTGCAGGACTTCGGTTTGGCGATCCATCCGCCGATGCTCTACATGGGCTATGTCGGCTTCTCGGTCGCCTTCGCCTTCGCCATCGCCGCACTCATCGGCGGCAAGCTCGACTCGGCCTGGGCACGCTGGTCGCGGCCCTGGACCACAGCGGCTTGGGTCTTCCTCACCATCGGTATCGCCTTGGGCTCCTGGTGGGCTTACTACGAGCTGGGTTGGGGCGGCTGGTGGTTCTGGGATCCGGTCGAGAACGCCTCCTTCATGCCTTGGCTGGTGGGTACGGCGCTCATCCACTCGCTCGCCGTCACCGAGAAGCGTGCGGCCTTCAAGAGCTGGACAGTGCTGCTCGCCATCTCGGCCTTCTCCCTGTCGCTGCTCGGGACCTTCCTGGTGCGCTCGGGCGTGCTGACGTCGGTGCACGCCTTCGCGACCGACCCGGCCCGCGGCAGCTTCATCCTGATCTTTCTCTGCATCGTGATCGGCGGCTCGCTGGCGCTCTATGCCTGGCGTGCACCGACCATTTCAGGCGGCGGCCGCTTCGACATCCTCTCGCGCGAGAGCTTTCTGCTGGTAAACAATCTGCTCTTCGCGACGCTGACAGTCCTGGTCTTGTTCGGCACCCTTGCACCGCTGATCTACGAGGCTGCGGGATGGGGCAAGATCTCGGTCGGCTTCCCCTGGTTCAACAAGATGTTCATATCGCTCTCGCCCTTCCTCATCGTAGCGATGGGGATCGGGCCCTCGACGCGCTGGAAGCACGACGAGCCGATGCGGCTGGTGCGCTCGCTTTGGATCGCGCTCGCGCTCGGCATCGCCGTCTTCATCGTGGCCCTGCAGCCGATCTTCGAGGACGGCGGGCTCGCGATGGCCTTCGGCCTGAGCATGAGCGCCTGGCTGGTCGGCACGCACCTGATCAGCCTCGCCGAGCGGCTGAAGAACAAGGGCGGTTTCCGGGGGCTGTCGGCCGATTTCAGCGCCCGCAACCTGAGCTACTACGGCATGTGGACCGCGCATATCGGCATCGCCGTCTTCATCGTCGGCGTCACCATGGTCTCGATCCACGGCTCCGAGACCGATGTGCGGATGTCTCCGGGCGACGTGCACGAGGACTCGGGCTACCGCTTCCAGTTCAACGGCGTACAGGCGGTCCCCGGACCCAACTACCTCGCGCAGCAAGGCGAGTTCATCGTCTTCAAAGACGAACGACAGATCGCCGTGCTCTATCCGGAGAAGCGCTCTTATTTCTCGGGCGGTATGCCGATGACCGAAGCGGCCATCAACGCCGGATTCCTGCGTGACCTCTACGTCTCGCTCGGCGAGCCGGTCGGAACGGATGGCGATTGGGCACTGCGGGTCTATTACAAACCCTTTGTGCGCTGGATCTGGCTCGGCGCGATCTTCATGGCACTCGGAGGCCTCCTGGCCATGGCCGATCGGCGTTATCGCACGATGCGGCGCACTGCTGATGTCCCGGCCGGGGCCCTGGCGGCACGCTCATGA
- the ccmE gene encoding cytochrome c maturation protein CcmE, whose amino-acid sequence MKARQKRLVFVGLAIVGVGAASALALSALNSNISYFFSPSQVIASEAPAEHVFRLGGLVTPGTVARQEDGLTVKFDVTDNAETVTVAYTGILPDLFSEGQGVVTKGRLGADGVFYAEEVLAKHDEQYMPPEVADTLKTAHVSGVIESVGTAGTGGASN is encoded by the coding sequence ATGAAAGCAAGACAGAAACGTTTGGTGTTCGTCGGCCTCGCGATCGTCGGCGTCGGCGCGGCCTCGGCCTTGGCCTTGAGTGCACTCAACAGCAACATCTCTTATTTCTTCAGCCCGTCTCAAGTCATCGCCAGCGAGGCGCCGGCCGAGCACGTCTTCCGTCTCGGGGGTTTGGTCACACCGGGCACGGTGGCACGCCAAGAGGACGGCTTGACGGTCAAGTTCGACGTCACGGACAACGCCGAGACGGTGACGGTCGCCTACACCGGGATCCTGCCCGACCTTTTCAGCGAGGGCCAAGGGGTGGTGACGAAGGGTCGACTCGGTGCGGACGGCGTTTTTTATGCCGAAGAGGTCCTCGCCAAGCATGACGAGCAGTACATGCCGCCGGAGGTCGCCGACACCCTCAAGACGGCGCATGTGAGCGGGGTCATCGAGTCCGTCGGCACTGCCGGCACCGGCGGAGCCTCCAACTGA
- the ccmD gene encoding heme exporter protein CcmD has product MSDFFSQGGYAFFVWGAYGMVVVLLVAEILQLRAQRRTILARLGRLIRMRDSGVNQ; this is encoded by the coding sequence ATGAGTGACTTCTTCTCTCAAGGCGGTTACGCCTTCTTCGTGTGGGGCGCCTACGGCATGGTCGTGGTGCTGCTCGTGGCGGAAATTCTTCAATTGCGCGCTCAACGGCGAACCATTTTGGCCCGTCTTGGTCGATTGATCCGGATGCGCGACTCTGGAGTGAATCAATGA
- the ccsA gene encoding cytochrome c biogenesis protein CcsA translates to MASNWFRFAAPASFYPIAGRLIPVFWILTGVCLLVGLYWGFFQTPDQLGGSNAQKEYYRIIFIHVPSAWMSMWLYVVMVGWAAIGLVFNTRLSFMMANAIAPTGAIFTFLALWTGAFWGRPSWGTYWDWDPRLTTELILFFMYIGYIALHSAIDDTRRADRAAALLAIVGLVMVPLIFWSVNCPDPNQCAALHQRSDLTQIEGNILFSMLAVTFGFWMYSFATVLMRLRSIILTREADNTWVRDLLVGGHRA, encoded by the coding sequence ATGGCTTCGAACTGGTTTAGATTTGCCGCTCCGGCCTCCTTCTACCCGATTGCGGGACGACTGATCCCGGTGTTTTGGATCCTGACCGGGGTGTGTCTCTTGGTCGGCCTCTACTGGGGGTTCTTCCAGACGCCCGACCAGCTCGGCGGGAGCAATGCGCAGAAAGAGTACTACCGCATCATCTTCATCCACGTCCCGTCCGCTTGGATGTCGATGTGGCTCTATGTCGTGATGGTGGGTTGGGCTGCGATCGGACTGGTGTTCAACACGCGGCTCTCGTTCATGATGGCCAACGCCATCGCACCGACCGGGGCCATCTTCACCTTCCTGGCGCTCTGGACCGGGGCCTTTTGGGGGCGTCCCAGCTGGGGCACCTACTGGGATTGGGATCCACGCCTCACCACGGAGCTGATCCTCTTCTTCATGTACATCGGCTACATCGCGCTGCACTCGGCGATCGACGACACGCGACGTGCCGACCGGGCTGCCGCACTACTGGCGATCGTCGGGCTGGTCATGGTCCCGCTGATCTTCTGGTCCGTGAACTGCCCGGATCCGAACCAATGCGCCGCACTACATCAGCGGTCCGACCTGACGCAGATCGAGGGCAACATCCTTTTTTCGATGCTGGCGGTGACCTTCGGGTTCTGGATGTACTCCTTCGCAACCGTCCTGATGCGGCTGCGCAGCATCATCCTGACCCGCGAGGCCGACAACACTTGGGTCCGGGACCTTCTCGTCGGGGGCCATCGAGCATGA